The DNA segment GACCAACCGGCAGCAAGTGTTTGTTGAAAATCTTCGTTAATGGTGCCAGCCGTGATCCCTTTCCTCCTGCTAAAATAACTCCCTTCACATCTACACATCCTTATGTTCTTTTTGGTGTGAATTCATGAGGTGTATAAGAATGTTTTTCACTCGTTCGATTCCTTTTCCATCAATGAGTGAACGTCCATTAAGATGAATGCTTCTGCGGATAAAATAGCTGTCAGACAGTTTTTGAACAGCTTGCAACAGGTCTTTTTCTTCCACAAGGTCACCTAATCCAAGGTGAAAACAAGCGCCCTTTTGCGCAAACATGCTCGCTGTCACTGCTTGGTGGTCTACTTGCGATAGGACAATGCTGGGCACCCCGATACAAATTACCTCATATAACGTCATACCGCCTGCTACGATAGCCACATCAGCTTCTGATAAAAGAACCGGTAGTTGATCTGTATGTTGAATGAATTGGATATGTTCCGCCTCTACTTGCTCTTTGATGTGAGAGGCTTTTCCTGCGACCGCTAAAATGTCTAGGTGATTTATTTGAAAA comes from the Desertibacillus haloalkaliphilus genome and includes:
- a CDS encoding glycosyltransferase; this translates as LNGTAYYHGTPYLLLDHEFKRFKDTYEVRKECKKVVISLGGSDPCGLLSKAVSALFQINHLDILAVAGKASHIKEQVEAEHIQFIQHTDQLPVLLSEADVAIVAGGMTLYEVICIGVPSIVLSQVDHQAVTASMFAQKGACFHLGLGDLVEEKDLLQAVQKLSDSYFIRRSIHLNGRSLIDGKGIERVKNILIHLMNSHQKEHKDV
- a CDS encoding sugar phosphate nucleotidyltransferase, giving the protein MKGVILAGGKGSRLAPLTKIFNKHLLPVG